A single genomic interval of Perca fluviatilis chromosome 19, GENO_Pfluv_1.0, whole genome shotgun sequence harbors:
- the sf3b5 gene encoding splicing factor 3B subunit 5 translates to MTDRYNIHSQLEHLQSKYIGTGHADTSKWEWLVNQHRDSYCSYMGHFDLLNYFSVAENESKARVRFNLMEKMLQPCGPPADKPDDA, encoded by the coding sequence ATGACTGACAGATACAACATTCACAGTCAGCTGGAGCATCTTCAGTCAAAGTACATCGGCACAGGACACGCTGACACCAGCAAGTGGGAATGGCTGGTCAACCAGCACCGAGACTCGTACTGCTCCTACATGGGACATTTTGACCTGCTCAACTACTTCTCCGTCGCTGAGAACGAGAGCAAAGCGCGTGTCCGCTTCAACCTGATGGAGAAGATGCTTCAACCATGTGGACCACCAGCAGACAAACCTGATGATGCCTAG